A single region of the Pseudomonas solani genome encodes:
- a CDS encoding GGDEF domain-containing protein produces MVATVILGMLCVHLLCFCVMFLLISTRLNSKKMGMEVFALGNFLLGLAYILQLVDGPAGWGLVSVVNHSLTLCAPVAYVLGALRFFDRPTPVVRPLLILAGTYTVVQVLVQWALGSEARYALLAGACALLFLGMTGTLLYTGRTIARDLRVEMAVFAVLVAGICGLNAAKLGMILTGGMAALDMNTGFQKIFYIYMSFLATVLPPCAVWLVLRRLTDELRSMAAHDPLTHLLNRRGLMEGLDAHFRSRSAGPAYLLIVDIDHFKNINDSHGHKIGDLVLCRVADVLKATARQGDLICRLGGEEFVIITLDTDRAGALQLAERTRAAIESSEVPGTDQQTPIRCTATIGVSEGFTHSQALDGVMQQADKALYQGKASGRNRVEWAGRSIGF; encoded by the coding sequence ATGGTCGCTACCGTCATCCTCGGCATGCTCTGCGTGCACCTGCTGTGTTTTTGCGTGATGTTCCTGCTGATCAGCACCCGGCTGAACAGCAAGAAGATGGGCATGGAAGTCTTCGCCCTGGGCAATTTCCTGCTTGGGCTCGCCTACATCCTGCAGTTGGTGGACGGCCCTGCGGGCTGGGGGCTGGTGAGTGTGGTCAACCACTCGCTGACGCTGTGCGCCCCTGTGGCCTATGTGCTGGGCGCCTTGCGCTTTTTCGACCGCCCGACGCCTGTGGTGCGCCCGCTGCTGATCCTCGCCGGCACCTACACCGTGGTGCAGGTGCTGGTGCAATGGGCGCTGGGCAGCGAGGCGCGCTATGCACTGCTGGCGGGGGCCTGTGCGTTGCTCTTCCTGGGCATGACGGGGACGTTGCTCTATACGGGACGGACCATTGCCCGGGACCTGCGCGTCGAGATGGCCGTGTTCGCTGTCCTGGTCGCCGGCATCTGCGGCCTCAACGCCGCGAAGCTCGGCATGATCCTCACCGGCGGCATGGCGGCGCTGGATATGAACACCGGCTTCCAGAAGATCTTCTACATCTACATGTCTTTCCTGGCGACCGTGCTGCCGCCGTGCGCCGTGTGGCTGGTGCTGCGCCGCCTAACCGATGAGCTGCGCAGCATGGCCGCCCATGACCCGCTCACCCACTTGCTCAACCGTCGGGGGCTGATGGAGGGCCTGGATGCGCACTTCCGTTCCCGCAGCGCCGGGCCTGCATATCTGCTGATCGTTGATATCGATCACTTCAAGAACATCAACGATAGCCATGGCCACAAGATCGGCGATCTCGTCCTGTGCCGAGTCGCCGATGTCCTCAAGGCCACCGCCCGCCAGGGCGATCTGATCTGCAGGCTGGGCGGGGAGGAGTTCGTGATCATCACCCTGGACACCGACAGGGCGGGTGCCCTGCAACTGGCGGAGCGCACCCGCGCGGCCATCGAGAGCAGCGAGGTGCCCGGCACCGATCAGCAAACGCCGATCCGCTGCACGGCCACCATCGGCGTTTCGGAAGGCTTCACCCACTCGCAAGCCCTCGACGGGGTCATGCAGCAGGCGGACAAGGCCCTGTACCAGGGCAAGGCCTCGGGGCGTAATCGCGTCGAATGGGCGGGGCGTTCGATCGGCTTCTAG
- a CDS encoding GNAT family N-acetyltransferase produces MTRLLFTTPRLRCRQWAAEDLDVIHAVYSDPEAMRWVGDGQPIRRTACEHWLEVTWANYSERGYGMFALEGIASGAVIGFCGLVHPGGQVEPEVKYALLRSAWGQGLASEAIPALLAYGHARHGLDRIIATVAPENLPSQRVLLKAGMRLVEQRRDESGALDHVYAWLASGTGTATGQKP; encoded by the coding sequence ATGACCCGCCTCCTGTTCACCACCCCTCGCCTTCGCTGTCGGCAGTGGGCGGCCGAGGACCTCGACGTGATTCACGCGGTTTATTCCGACCCGGAGGCCATGCGCTGGGTGGGCGACGGGCAGCCGATCCGCCGCACCGCCTGCGAACACTGGCTGGAAGTCACCTGGGCCAATTACAGCGAGCGGGGCTATGGGATGTTTGCGCTGGAAGGCATCGCCTCGGGGGCGGTCATCGGCTTTTGCGGCCTGGTTCACCCTGGCGGGCAGGTCGAGCCCGAAGTGAAGTACGCCCTCCTCCGCTCGGCCTGGGGGCAAGGCCTGGCCAGCGAGGCCATTCCGGCGCTGCTGGCTTATGGGCACGCCAGGCATGGGCTCGACCGAATCATCGCCACAGTGGCGCCGGAGAACCTGCCCTCGCAGCGTGTGCTGCTGAAGGCCGGCATGCGGCTGGTGGAGCAGCGCCGGGATGAAAGCGGCGCGCTCGACCACGTCTACGCGTGGCTGGCGTCGGGCACTGGAACTGCCACTGGCCAGAAGCCGTAG
- a CDS encoding ProQ/FinO family protein, whose product MGFEQLAELRDRLRAEKQQAQGERPERPERPKQRKRDAAPQQAKPREQDPAVEAIWRLQKHFPLAFPVNPAPKVPLKEGILKDAEQHLALLGLSLEQLKLGVAAWCTSSRYWASMVENAPRLDLNGQAVGTVTAGQALHAKQQAARKRGQARRKQSKRKEGAKESPQAPAVDAEAQQPAS is encoded by the coding sequence ATGGGTTTTGAGCAATTAGCTGAGCTACGGGACCGCCTGCGGGCTGAAAAGCAACAGGCACAGGGTGAGCGCCCCGAGCGCCCTGAACGCCCGAAACAGCGCAAGCGAGACGCCGCGCCCCAGCAGGCCAAGCCGCGTGAGCAGGACCCTGCGGTGGAAGCGATCTGGCGGTTGCAGAAGCACTTCCCCCTGGCCTTCCCGGTCAACCCCGCCCCCAAGGTGCCGCTCAAGGAGGGCATCCTCAAGGACGCCGAGCAACACCTGGCGCTGCTGGGGTTGAGCCTCGAACAGCTCAAGCTGGGCGTTGCCGCCTGGTGCACGAGCAGTCGCTACTGGGCAAGCATGGTGGAGAACGCGCCCCGTCTGGACCTCAACGGCCAAGCCGTTGGTACGGTGACGGCCGGGCAGGCGCTGCACGCCAAGCAGCAGGCTGCGCGGAAGCGTGGGCAAGCGCGCCGCAAGCAGTCGAAGCGCAAAGAGGGCGCCAAAGAGAGCCCTCAAGCGCCCGCCGTCGATGCCGAGGCGCAGCAGCCCGCGAGCTGA
- a CDS encoding Lrp/AsnC family transcriptional regulator → MDRLDRKILSELQKDGRLTVTELAERVGLSLSPCHRRVRSLEESGAIQGYRAQLDPAILGLNFSAVVFATLREGDRDAVAAFEAALTDIPQIVEAQRLFGEPDYLLHVVTRDLPAFQALYDESLSGLPNVQRLTSTLVMKRVIQDRELPL, encoded by the coding sequence TTGGATAGGCTTGATAGGAAGATTCTTTCTGAGTTGCAGAAGGATGGTCGACTCACAGTCACAGAGCTGGCCGAGCGCGTGGGACTCAGCTTGTCTCCCTGTCATCGTCGCGTTCGCAGCCTGGAAGAGTCAGGAGCGATCCAGGGATACCGTGCCCAGCTCGATCCAGCCATCTTGGGCTTGAATTTTTCAGCTGTTGTCTTCGCCACCTTGCGCGAGGGTGATCGCGACGCTGTTGCTGCATTCGAGGCTGCATTGACCGACATACCGCAGATAGTGGAAGCACAACGCCTGTTCGGTGAGCCTGACTATCTGCTGCACGTCGTTACGCGCGACCTACCGGCTTTTCAAGCACTCTATGACGAGAGTCTCTCGGGGCTACCCAATGTCCAGCGGTTAACCTCAACCCTTGTAATGAAGCGAGTTATTCAGGACAGAGAGTTGCCTTTGTAG
- a CDS encoding LysE family translocator — translation MSLSTFAAFWAVSFLFVITPGADWAYAISAGLRGRVVIPAVSGLLSGHLLATLIVAAGVGGVVAGHPAAMLVMNIAGAAYLIWLGLNLLRNPSTPQIGEAQESSSWARWALKGACISGLNPKVLLLFLALLPQFANTSFAWPVPMQITALGLAHTLSCGVVYLLVGFSSESVLRARPHAALFVSNLSGAAMIMVGLALLTEQAFG, via the coding sequence ATGAGCCTCAGCACTTTTGCCGCCTTCTGGGCGGTTTCGTTCCTATTCGTAATTACTCCGGGGGCCGATTGGGCCTATGCCATTTCAGCGGGCTTGCGAGGACGGGTCGTTATACCTGCCGTGAGTGGGCTGTTGAGTGGGCATCTTTTGGCAACGTTGATCGTTGCGGCAGGGGTCGGTGGAGTCGTTGCGGGTCATCCCGCCGCAATGCTAGTGATGAACATCGCCGGCGCGGCGTACCTGATCTGGCTGGGTCTCAACCTGCTGCGTAATCCGTCCACACCACAGATTGGCGAGGCTCAAGAGTCCAGCTCATGGGCGCGCTGGGCATTAAAAGGCGCCTGCATCAGCGGCCTCAACCCGAAGGTGCTTTTGCTATTCCTCGCTTTGCTGCCTCAGTTCGCCAATACCTCTTTCGCCTGGCCCGTTCCCATGCAGATCACCGCGCTGGGTCTGGCGCATACCCTGAGTTGCGGCGTGGTCTATCTGTTGGTCGGTTTCAGCTCCGAGTCTGTACTTCGGGCGCGCCCGCATGCGGCTCTGTTCGTTAGCAATCTTTCCGGGGCGGCCATGATCATGGTCGGCCTGGCTTTGCTCACTGAGCAGGCATTTGGTTGA
- the panB gene encoding 3-methyl-2-oxobutanoate hydroxymethyltransferase: MSEQSPPYKVLEESLQPSRVRIPHLKQMKVNGQKWAMLTAYDIYTAEIFEAAGIPALLVGDSASNNVFGYGSTLTVTVDELLPLVGAVARATRRALVIADLPFGSYQASAEQCFHTAVRFMKEGGAHAVKIEGGVEVLPQVEKLVSSGIPVMAHIGFTPQAEHQLGGYRVQGRGADAQRLVDVAQAFERAGAFALLIEMVPGEVAAAITRAVTIPTVGIGAGSGCDAQVLVWQDMVGLRSGRLPRFVKQYADMRGVLHRAAQAFAREVQAGTFPEPEHSFTDEKPEVQL; encoded by the coding sequence ATGAGTGAACAGAGCCCACCCTATAAGGTTTTGGAAGAATCGCTCCAACCCAGCCGGGTGAGAATTCCTCACCTCAAGCAGATGAAGGTGAATGGTCAGAAGTGGGCAATGCTCACCGCCTACGACATATACACGGCTGAAATTTTCGAAGCTGCCGGCATCCCGGCATTGCTGGTTGGTGACTCCGCGTCCAACAACGTATTTGGCTACGGCTCCACCCTCACTGTGACAGTGGACGAATTGCTACCCCTAGTCGGCGCGGTTGCCCGCGCGACGCGGCGCGCATTGGTTATCGCTGACCTGCCATTCGGCTCCTATCAGGCCTCTGCTGAGCAATGCTTTCACACCGCAGTTCGTTTCATGAAAGAGGGCGGCGCGCATGCTGTGAAAATCGAAGGCGGTGTCGAGGTGCTGCCGCAGGTAGAAAAGCTGGTGTCTTCTGGCATCCCGGTTATGGCTCATATTGGTTTCACACCCCAGGCAGAGCATCAATTGGGCGGCTACCGTGTGCAGGGGCGTGGCGCGGATGCCCAGCGCCTTGTGGATGTGGCTCAGGCTTTTGAGCGAGCGGGTGCCTTTGCATTGCTCATCGAAATGGTGCCTGGCGAGGTAGCCGCGGCAATAACCCGCGCCGTGACAATCCCTACCGTAGGAATCGGTGCCGGAAGCGGCTGCGACGCCCAGGTACTGGTCTGGCAGGACATGGTCGGCTTGCGCAGCGGGCGGTTACCGCGCTTCGTCAAACAGTACGCTGATATGCGTGGTGTGTTGCATCGCGCCGCTCAGGCATTTGCCAGGGAAGTGCAGGCAGGTACCTTCCCAGAGCCAGAACACTCCTTCACTGATGAAAAGCCCGAGGTGCAATTATGA
- a CDS encoding MaoC family dehydratase: MKRFRERAAAGLAAGDAFTLTRRFSEKDIDDFALISRDYNPVHFDTPYAALRGFKKPVSQGLLTASLMTEIGGQIGWLAAEMMFRFKRPVYAGDTITCDWVITEFNDQGWGRAVVTMRNAQGEVVIEAETTGIPPGLKERQRLFEMLREGDPTNIAARIER, translated from the coding sequence ATGAAACGCTTTCGAGAGCGAGCCGCAGCGGGGTTGGCCGCAGGTGATGCCTTCACCCTCACACGTCGCTTCTCGGAAAAGGATATTGACGACTTCGCCCTAATCTCTCGGGATTACAACCCCGTGCATTTCGACACCCCTTACGCTGCGTTACGCGGCTTCAAGAAACCCGTCTCCCAAGGGCTGCTCACTGCCAGTTTGATGACCGAAATCGGGGGTCAGATTGGTTGGCTAGCAGCGGAAATGATGTTCCGCTTCAAACGACCGGTATATGCCGGCGACACCATCACCTGCGATTGGGTCATCACTGAATTTAACGACCAAGGATGGGGGCGAGCCGTGGTAACGATGCGCAATGCACAAGGCGAGGTGGTGATAGAAGCAGAGACTACAGGCATCCCGCCGGGGTTGAAGGAGAGGCAGCGTCTATTTGAAATGTTGCGAGAAGGCGATCCCACGAACATTGCAGCACGTATTGAGCGCTGA
- a CDS encoding TonB-dependent receptor — translation MPAVHRLSPVPRPPQRLSPVALAVGCAMIGCLLASGVPMRAHAAGTTATTATRLDDATPRDYDIAQGPLGTVLGRFASQSGLLLSYDAELTRGHTAPALKGRYTVLEGAQRLLRGSGLQLLPSSPGTYVLVPQGTEPKAALELTPTVVGATGLDEQDTYRAPRSSVRLSREDMERFGTVSVGDTLKGVAGVQVGDSRNGGALDVNIRGIQGQSRVAVRVDGSEQALDVYRGYGGTQQRSYIDPDLLSSVTVNKGPSLRSGAIGGAVEMTTLGVDDILVDGKDIGVRFTGNLWNNGVEPAHRSRHSKDEELSTVPRDDRASLFGSAAESGSAAFAYSHERFDLVAAYAHRNQGNYFSGKHGQERYRLYDRWGDEQASVANTYEPGEEVLNSSAETDSYLFKTTWRLADEHTLDLGYRRFDGNMGEIMPSDIFRYGTAGIYQYPTSEVKIDGYTARYHYLPEGNPLVDLTGNLWMTDSKTSTLSAAWMAPKSQLFRTDRSWARQDNRRIGGDLNNISRFATRHGDFTLDLGGGFQLEDLQPQKSVVTTQHDINANRGLRDASRQEFSFNGKLEYQPIEEVMLWGGGRYSHYRTQDNTLLAEARRQDRQMRWITVSSPTSWGSMMWFPDENGQYTDATDPRLNNGIVFGNSNEPFNGVPFNESGATNVTVHPEGVSNVVTGYDYTPQRGSSGGGFSPAFGINVEFLPDTFVYASYTQGLRLPSLFETSQGTQQVTPGKHLKPERSRSWEVGVSALRSDLLVGGDSASAKLAYFDNDIRNYITRYYDPSPGLWGQMTFSNTDSYSTRGLELQSHYDAGRVFADFSATYYLKTETCDAAFAAKLRASANQYQPTQDTPDCTPGSYMGSYTNTQNPPRYSANLLAGLRFFDEALTVGGRMTYSSGPTAQMDKPWQTGATTPQIDYRSVTLLDLFLKYQLLEHTEMNVSVQNLTDRYYLDPLAQSYMPAPGRTWRVGLQTRF, via the coding sequence ATGCCCGCAGTACACCGGCTTTCCCCTGTTCCGCGCCCCCCGCAACGTCTGTCCCCGGTCGCTCTGGCCGTGGGCTGCGCCATGATCGGCTGCCTGCTGGCGAGCGGTGTGCCCATGAGGGCCCACGCCGCCGGCACCACGGCGACCACCGCCACCCGGCTGGACGATGCCACGCCCCGGGACTACGACATCGCCCAGGGGCCGCTGGGTACGGTGCTCGGCCGCTTTGCCAGCCAGTCCGGCCTGCTGCTGTCCTATGACGCCGAACTGACGCGCGGCCATACAGCACCGGCGCTCAAGGGGCGCTACACCGTGCTCGAAGGCGCCCAGCGCCTGCTGCGGGGCTCCGGCTTGCAGCTGCTGCCGAGTTCCCCTGGCACCTATGTGCTCGTGCCCCAGGGCACGGAGCCGAAGGCCGCGCTGGAGCTGACGCCCACTGTGGTCGGCGCCACCGGCCTGGATGAGCAGGACACCTACCGCGCCCCCCGATCCTCGGTGCGCCTCTCGCGGGAGGACATGGAACGCTTCGGCACGGTCTCTGTGGGCGACACGCTCAAGGGCGTGGCCGGCGTGCAGGTGGGTGACAGCCGCAACGGTGGTGCGCTGGACGTGAACATCCGTGGCATCCAGGGGCAGAGCCGCGTCGCGGTGCGGGTCGACGGTTCGGAGCAGGCGCTGGATGTCTACCGGGGCTACGGCGGCACCCAGCAGCGCAGCTACATCGACCCGGACCTGCTCAGCAGCGTGACCGTGAACAAGGGCCCCAGCTTGCGCTCCGGCGCCATCGGCGGTGCGGTGGAGATGACCACCCTCGGCGTGGACGACATCCTGGTGGACGGCAAGGACATCGGTGTGCGCTTCACCGGCAACCTGTGGAACAACGGCGTCGAGCCCGCCCACCGCAGCCGCCATTCGAAGGACGAGGAGCTGAGCACCGTGCCGCGTGACGACCGGGCCAGCCTTTTCGGTTCGGCGGCCGAGTCCGGCAGCGCCGCCTTCGCTTACAGCCATGAGCGTTTCGATCTGGTCGCCGCCTATGCGCACCGCAACCAGGGCAACTACTTCTCGGGCAAGCACGGGCAGGAGCGCTACCGCCTCTACGATCGCTGGGGTGATGAGCAGGCCAGCGTGGCCAACACCTACGAACCGGGCGAAGAGGTGCTCAACTCCTCCGCGGAGACGGATTCCTACCTGTTCAAGACCACCTGGCGCCTGGCCGACGAGCACACCCTGGACCTGGGCTACCGGCGCTTCGACGGCAACATGGGCGAGATCATGCCGTCGGACATCTTCCGCTACGGCACCGCCGGCATCTATCAGTACCCCACCAGCGAAGTGAAGATCGACGGCTACACCGCGCGCTATCACTACCTGCCCGAGGGCAACCCGCTGGTGGACCTCACCGGCAACCTGTGGATGACCGACTCGAAGACCAGCACCCTGAGCGCGGCCTGGATGGCGCCGAAATCCCAGCTGTTCCGCACTGACCGCAGCTGGGCCCGCCAGGACAACCGGCGCATCGGCGGCGACCTCAACAACATCTCGCGCTTCGCCACCCGCCACGGCGATTTCACCCTCGACCTGGGCGGCGGCTTCCAGCTCGAAGACCTGCAACCGCAGAAGAGCGTGGTCACCACCCAGCACGACATCAACGCCAACCGTGGCCTGCGGGATGCCTCGCGCCAGGAGTTCAGCTTCAACGGCAAGCTGGAATACCAGCCCATCGAGGAGGTCATGCTCTGGGGCGGCGGCCGCTACAGCCACTACCGCACCCAGGACAACACCCTGCTAGCCGAGGCCCGGCGGCAGGATCGGCAGATGCGCTGGATCACCGTGAGCAGCCCCACGAGCTGGGGCAGCATGATGTGGTTCCCGGACGAAAACGGGCAGTACACCGACGCCACCGACCCGCGGCTGAACAACGGCATCGTCTTCGGCAACAGCAACGAGCCGTTCAATGGCGTGCCGTTCAACGAGTCCGGCGCCACCAACGTGACCGTGCACCCGGAAGGCGTCAGCAACGTGGTCACCGGCTACGACTACACCCCGCAGCGCGGCAGCAGCGGCGGTGGTTTCTCGCCGGCCTTCGGCATCAATGTCGAGTTCCTGCCCGACACCTTCGTCTACGCCTCCTACACCCAGGGCCTGCGCCTGCCGTCGCTGTTCGAAACCAGCCAGGGCACCCAGCAGGTGACGCCGGGCAAGCACCTCAAGCCCGAGCGTTCGCGCAGCTGGGAAGTGGGCGTCAGTGCGCTGCGCAGCGACCTGCTGGTGGGCGGCGACTCGGCCTCGGCCAAGCTGGCGTACTTCGACAACGACATCCGCAACTACATCACCCGTTACTACGACCCGAGCCCGGGCCTGTGGGGGCAGATGACCTTCAGCAACACCGACAGCTACAGCACCCGGGGCCTGGAGCTGCAGTCGCACTACGACGCCGGGCGCGTGTTCGCCGACTTCTCGGCCACCTACTACCTGAAGACCGAAACCTGCGACGCGGCCTTCGCCGCCAAGCTGCGCGCCTCCGCCAACCAATACCAGCCCACGCAGGACACCCCCGACTGCACGCCGGGCAGCTACATGGGTTCGTACACCAACACCCAGAACCCGCCGCGCTACTCGGCCAACCTGCTCGCCGGCCTGCGCTTCTTCGACGAGGCCCTGACCGTGGGCGGGCGCATGACCTACAGCTCCGGCCCCACCGCACAGATGGACAAGCCCTGGCAGACCGGCGCCACCACCCCGCAGATCGACTACCGCTCGGTGACGCTCCTCGACCTGTTCCTCAAGTACCAGCTGCTGGAGCACACCGAGATGAATGTCTCGGTGCAGAACCTCACCGACCGCTACTACCTTGACCCGCTCGCGCAAAGCTACATGCCCGCACCGGGGCGCACTTGGCGGGTGGGGTTGCAAACGCGATTCTGA
- a CDS encoding sigma-70 family RNA polymerase sigma factor: MNPLDTPPLLTDRCALTTLYVENHAWLRTWLTYRLRSWGRGVADDLAQDVFLRVLVSREANQPEAIRQPRAYLTRIANCVLVSWRRRNSLEQAWLAALLLLPEPEHPSPEQQSVILETLHEIDALLDALRPRVRQAFLMATLDGMKQKDIAQALGIALPTVKKYIHEGYVACLSQMPDA, from the coding sequence ATGAACCCCCTCGACACCCCGCCCCTGCTCACCGATCGCTGTGCCCTCACGACGCTCTATGTCGAGAACCACGCCTGGCTGCGCACCTGGCTGACGTACCGGCTCAGGTCCTGGGGGCGCGGCGTGGCCGACGACCTGGCCCAGGACGTATTCCTGCGCGTGCTGGTCAGCCGGGAGGCGAACCAACCCGAAGCCATCCGCCAGCCACGGGCCTACCTCACCCGTATCGCCAACTGCGTGCTGGTCAGCTGGCGGCGGCGCAATTCGCTGGAGCAGGCCTGGCTGGCAGCGCTGCTACTGCTGCCCGAGCCGGAGCATCCATCGCCCGAGCAGCAGAGCGTCATCCTCGAAACCCTGCATGAGATCGACGCCCTCCTCGACGCCTTGCGCCCACGGGTTCGGCAGGCCTTCCTCATGGCGACCCTGGACGGCATGAAACAGAAAGACATCGCCCAGGCCCTGGGCATCGCCCTGCCCACCGTGAAGAAATACATCCACGAGGGCTATGTGGCCTGCCTGAGCCAGATGCCCGATGCATGA
- a CDS encoding FecR domain-containing protein, which produces MHDVSANGEPIAQAVLAQAASWLLLMQEGPLSPAQQAELERWRHLAPEHERAWKRAQSLLARLGTLPPALARQTLDRPAASRRTVLRGLLVLMGAAPLGWWLWQRSSAGTDYLTALGERRDLVLEDGTQVSLNSDTALAVRFTAEQRLLHLRRGELYIATAADRHAPPRPLRVQSEQGLMQALGTRFSVRQLPQETLLAVYEGAVRVQLAGAPQEETIHAGQQIRFGRDRFGPLETARDTSLAWRNGLLVADDMPLQQWTQELMRYSAQSLACDPALANLRVSGTFPLDDLPLALAMLTKSHGLRVQAGANGVVIGR; this is translated from the coding sequence ATGCATGACGTCAGCGCCAATGGCGAACCCATCGCCCAGGCCGTACTCGCCCAGGCCGCCTCCTGGCTGCTGTTGATGCAGGAAGGGCCGCTGAGCCCTGCGCAACAGGCCGAACTGGAGCGCTGGCGGCACCTCGCCCCGGAACACGAACGGGCCTGGAAGCGTGCGCAAAGCCTGCTCGCCCGCCTCGGCACCCTGCCACCAGCACTGGCCAGGCAAACCCTCGACCGCCCGGCTGCCAGCCGCCGCACCGTCCTGCGCGGCTTGCTCGTACTCATGGGGGCCGCGCCCCTGGGTTGGTGGCTATGGCAGCGCAGCAGCGCAGGCACCGATTACCTCACCGCCCTGGGCGAACGCCGGGACCTGGTGCTGGAAGACGGCACCCAGGTTTCGCTCAACAGCGACACCGCCCTGGCCGTGCGCTTCACCGCCGAACAGCGCCTGCTGCACCTGCGCCGCGGCGAGCTCTACATCGCCACGGCGGCGGACCGGCACGCCCCTCCTCGCCCGCTACGGGTGCAAAGCGAACAGGGCCTCATGCAGGCACTGGGCACCCGCTTCAGCGTGCGCCAGTTGCCGCAGGAAACCCTGCTCGCCGTCTACGAAGGCGCCGTACGGGTGCAGCTCGCCGGCGCCCCGCAGGAAGAAACCATCCACGCCGGGCAGCAGATACGCTTCGGCCGCGACCGGTTCGGCCCCCTCGAAACGGCCCGCGACACTTCCCTCGCCTGGCGCAACGGCCTGCTGGTGGCCGACGACATGCCCCTGCAGCAATGGACCCAGGAGCTGATGCGCTACAGCGCCCAAAGCCTCGCCTGCGACCCGGCCCTGGCGAACCTGCGCGTCTCCGGCACCTTCCCCCTCGACGACCTGCCATTGGCGCTGGCGATGTTGACCAAGAGTCATGGGTTGCGGGTTCAGGCAGGGGCGAACGGGGTGGTTATTGGGCGATGA
- a CDS encoding DUF7660 family protein: MDVSELLDHVKDIETFLVFARALAADRAASVAQEKIDPSSAYGPDAHGWENTSIESFLEGAIAWAEDSDFGVAQGLSSANPWQQFAAFLYCGKIYE; encoded by the coding sequence GTGGATGTCAGCGAACTGCTTGATCACGTCAAGGATATTGAGACCTTCCTGGTCTTCGCACGCGCATTGGCAGCAGATCGTGCTGCATCAGTTGCCCAGGAAAAGATAGATCCCAGCTCAGCCTATGGGCCTGATGCACATGGCTGGGAAAACACCTCGATCGAGTCATTTCTTGAAGGCGCAATTGCTTGGGCTGAGGACAGTGATTTTGGCGTGGCCCAGGGCCTTTCCTCAGCCAATCCGTGGCAGCAATTCGCTGCCTTTCTTTACTGCGGAAAAATCTATGAGTGA
- a CDS encoding MaoC family dehydratase: MDATNRPERLYLDDLAVGDQFTSGTHALDAEQIVQFASQFDPQPFHLDAEAAQGSFFQGLAASGWHTTALTMRLIVKSMHFAKGVIGAGAEVSWPQPTRPGDVLKVTSTIIEIIPSRSKADRGIVILECITSNQQEQVLQRMVTKVLCFRKES; encoded by the coding sequence ATGGACGCAACGAACAGGCCCGAACGGCTCTACCTGGACGACCTGGCAGTGGGCGACCAATTCACCAGCGGCACCCACGCGCTGGATGCCGAGCAGATCGTCCAGTTCGCCTCGCAGTTCGACCCGCAGCCGTTCCACCTGGATGCCGAGGCGGCGCAAGGCAGCTTCTTCCAGGGCCTGGCCGCGAGTGGCTGGCACACCACAGCTCTCACCATGCGCCTCATCGTCAAGAGCATGCACTTCGCCAAGGGCGTGATCGGTGCCGGTGCGGAGGTTTCCTGGCCCCAGCCCACTCGCCCCGGCGATGTGCTCAAGGTCACCAGCACGATCATCGAGATCATCCCCTCCCGCTCCAAGGCAGACCGGGGAATCGTCATCCTCGAGTGCATCACCTCGAATCAGCAGGAGCAGGTGCTGCAACGCATGGTCACCAAGGTGCTGTGCTTCAGGAAGGAAAGCTGA
- a CDS encoding GNAT family N-acetyltransferase, giving the protein MTDYSCLLETPSVQVYQALRTGSGLSGKTDEAAVRGLPNTLFAVQILHQSQPVGMGRVIGDGGCFFQVVDIAVLKAHQGKGLGKRIMGEILKYIEANVPESGYVSLIADGQAQDLYAQFGFVHTAPRSVGMAYRRPGEGA; this is encoded by the coding sequence TTGACTGACTATTCCTGCCTGCTGGAGACGCCATCCGTTCAGGTCTACCAGGCTCTGCGCACCGGCTCCGGCCTCAGCGGCAAGACCGATGAAGCCGCGGTGCGGGGGCTGCCCAATACGCTATTCGCCGTGCAGATTCTCCACCAGTCGCAACCTGTGGGAATGGGGCGGGTGATCGGCGACGGCGGGTGCTTCTTTCAGGTCGTGGACATCGCCGTGCTCAAGGCGCACCAAGGCAAGGGCCTGGGCAAACGCATCATGGGCGAGATCCTCAAGTACATCGAAGCCAATGTTCCGGAAAGCGGCTACGTCAGCCTCATTGCGGATGGCCAGGCACAGGACCTCTACGCGCAGTTCGGCTTCGTGCATACCGCGCCGCGCTCGGTGGGGATGGCGTATAGGCGACCAGGGGAGGGGGCTTGA